A single Anopheles arabiensis isolate DONGOLA chromosome X, AaraD3, whole genome shotgun sequence DNA region contains:
- the LOC120906781 gene encoding neurobeachin isoform X8 encodes MADLTRPPLCDIKRPEEVVKMSMTDNLKFAVLIGLIEVGQVSNREVVNTVLHLLVGGEFDMELNFVVQDAQNVKHMLELLDHCPANLQAEVWSVFIAILKKSVRNLQACTEIGLIEHVLARLQQAEPIVADLLIEMLGVLASYSITVKELKLLFGAMKAVNGKWPRHSAKLLNVLKQMPHRNGPDVFFSFPGRKGSAIVLPPLAKWPYENGFTFSTWFRLDPINSVNIEREKPYLYCFKTSKGVGYTAHFVGNCLVLTSMKVKGKGFQHCVKYEFQPRKWYMIAIVYIYNRWTKSEIKCLVNGQLASSTEMAWLVSTNDPFDKCYVGATPELDEERVFCGQMAAIYLFSEALTTQQICAMHRLGPGYKSQFRFDNECYLNLPDNHKRVSEAKAILSSLSPTPLAPTESTIHRTLVSGSTAAAAAAATSAAAADHHPSSFSSPTTAALASPGVALASAAPGFGGEPFDLVSVLYDGKLSSAIVFMYNPVATDGQLCLQSAPKGNLSYFVHTPHSLMLQDVKAVVTHSIHCTLNSIGGIQVLFPLFSQLDMPYEGTDVRKDPTLCAKLLGFICELVESSQTVQQHMIQNRGFLVISFMLQRSSRDHLSLDVLGSFLSLTKYLVTCLSANSDLLLKQLFCFSFLTWQLLDHVLFNPSLWIYTPATVQARLYAYLATEFLSDTQIYSNVRRVSTVLQTVHTLKFYYWVVNPRAKSGITPKGLDGPRPAQKDILAIRAYILLFLKQLIMIGNGAKDDELQSILNYLMTMHEDENLHDVLQMLISLMSEHPSSMVPAFDVKHGVRTIFKLLAAESQLIRLQALKLLGFFLSRSTHKRKYDVMSPHNLYTLLAERLLLYEESVSLPTYNVLYEIMTEHISQQILYAKHPEPESHYRLENPMILKVVATLIRQSKQSEQLIEVKKLFLSDMTLLCNNNRENRRTVLQMSVWQEWLIAMAYIHPKNSEEQKLSDMVYSLFRMLLHHAIKYEYGGWRVWVDTLAIVHSKVSYEEFKLQFAQMYEHYEKHRTDNITDPALRQQRPISTISGWEHGANGSTGKEGELDMHGKCVKQMAVPPGAAVAPGCVCEPETGETMIDTSVMVKQQQQAIAFQDAPAGSNGYVRGGEPDLLEEDETCLPDGAPDGMEGEEEEENDDADGVDEEEEEVEEEEEDEEQDEEEGDEGQRAFGSGQQQVSGSESIINTNTTTTTTEHVVKTIVDEIIDKSANMLVEQQQQQQQQHGETKEAPAEPTSSPVIKDEEIELAVNEVVKMNQNSLKPVEGDGGDVDAGADSNQQCGDESTRGSVEPVGTSEPSTVSSSPSVVCVSDRSNDRATVPASPVLQGEPDARKVAAAVDSIVEELLDRCFPASEQEEGDGATALAAEMQEVVESIITDAVEQAEKGASTAVVGEQQQQEDGSGTDVQRHHHHHRHHPHHHHHHHHHHHHTHEGEEHQRISVVSDAMEGMAISEKQRAGGNSLIEEDEEEVEEEEEEEEEEEEEEEEDDGEVLVAETEEPLDAADERAGGAVSADTASDGAAAGTADSGKPNSNSTLSAGSKRAVSVSTNTQQYLDAQSHPKQAAQPLQQQQQPTAASQTPPVQPMSYESGSSTAGGGGGAKRSKSSSTRPMFSPGPTRPPFRIPEFKWSYIHQRLLSDVLFSLETDIQVWRSHSTKSVLDFVNSAENAIFVVNTVHLISQLADNLIIACGGLLPLLASATSPNSELDVLEPTQGMPLDVAVSFLQRLVNMADVLIFASSLNFSELEAEKNMSSGGILRQCLRLVCTCAVRNCLECKERTRGLYNGMSLKDIPGGVHLQALIRGAQSTSKTIIESLSGPMSPVKDPEKLLQDMDINRLRAVIYRDVEETKQAQFLSLAIVYFISVLMVSKYRDILEPPVELQIHRNSSPVIHRSTPTQGTQSMQEGDYEVIVVDENNSSVIADNDSHSSGPLSIKAVTSASNSRRTSTVKQHHPTDHPGLPAAVNAGEPHLHSCYQQPMLSSVGLTGTMATVTAPPATATIAVSDERAELAQRAVPQGQVKSVDSDGGSLNLNSTENDPQEVETSSEIMPDDNKPTNSNDESWTDVNLNDDGASELKPPRTDGGALGIGGVPGSNGSGVGTGAGSLGPMASALSGRMEGVTGAGVNLGGGGAGGTGGVKHESDIAVVRVPDGYGGQVVGPTGGSVRGRPEDLNLKAPFVSQLPLAIPSREASLTQKLEIALGPVCPLLREIMVDFAPFLSKTLVGSHGQELLMEGKGLTTFKNSHSVVELVMLLCSQEWQNSLQKHAGLAFIELINEGRLLSHAMKDHIVRVANEAEFILNRMRADDVLKHADFESQCAQTLLERREEERMCDHLITAARRRDNVIASRLLEKVRNIMGNRHGAWGDMNANYQKQIFWKLDAWEDDARRRKRMVQNPRGSSHPQATLKASLENGTTGGTAAAASSSTASTAAASAEEAVGGGDTTTPTSARLAGGGGGGGGVAREEIYSQIAVPRSQQPDLLDDSELLIEDRELDLDLTGPVNISTKAKLIAPGLVAPGTMSITSTEMYFEVDEENGEFQQIDQEVLKYCDHLHGKWYFSEIRAIFSRRYLLQNVALEIFLASRTSILFAFPDQHTVKKVIKALPRVGVGIKYGIPQTRRASMMSPRQLMRNSNMTQKWQRREISNFEYLMFLNTIAGRTYNDLNQYPVFPWVITNYESRELDLSQPSNYRDLSKPIGALNPSRREYFEERYETWDTPGIPPFHYGTHYSTAAFVLNWLIRIEPFTTMFLALQGGKFDHPDRLFSSVALSWKNCQRDTSDVKELIPEWYFLPEMFYNASDYRLGQRDDGSTVGDVELPPWAKTPEEFVRINRMALESEFVSCQLHQWIDLIFGYKQRGPEAMRATNVFYYLTYEGSVDLDTIGDPVTRDAIENQIRNFGQTPSLLLMEPHPPRSSAMHLSPMMFNTMPDDVCMSLKFHLNSPIIHISANTYPQLPLPSVVTVTAGHQFAVNRWNCQYTASIQSPSYAESTQNLNTNLPLTMDPLLSQINGHNNSNQQNRRHLGDNFSQKLQIKSNCYVTTVDSRFLIACGFWDNSFRVFSTETAKIVQIIFGHFGVVTCLSRSECNITSDCYIASGSADCTILLWHWNARTQSIVGEGEIPTPRATLTGHETAVTSVVISAELGLVVSGSINGPVLVHTTFGDLLRSLEAPKDFISPENITLSREGFIVVNYDEGSVAAYTINGKLLRYESHNDNLQCMLLSRDGEYLMTAGNKGIVEVWRTFNLAPLYAFPACNSGIRSLALTHDQKYLLAGLATGSIIVFHIDFNRWHHEYQQRY; translated from the exons ATGGCAGATCTTACGCGACCGCCGCTGTGTGACATCAAGCGACCCGAGGAAGTGGTGAAAATGTCGATGACGGACAACCTCAAGTTCGCCGTCCTGATCGGGCTGATCGAGGTGGGCCAGGTGTCGAACCGGGAGGTGGTCAACACGGTGCTGCATCTG CTGGTCGGCGGCGAGTTCGACATGGAGCTCAACTTCGTCGTGCAGGACGCGCAGAACGTGAAACACATGCTCGAGCTGCTGGACCACTGTCCGGCCAACCTGCAGGCCGAGGTGTGGAGCGTGTTCATCGCGATCCTGAAGAAGAGCGTCCGCAACCTGCAGGCGTGCACCGAGATCGGCCTGATCGAGCATGTGCTGGCACGGTTGCAGCAGGCCGAACCCATCGTGGCCG ATTTGCTCATCGAGATGCTGGGTGTGCTCGCCAGTTACAGTATTACGGTGAAGGAGCTGAAGCTGCTGTTCGGCGCAATGAAGGCGGTGAACGGGAAATGGCCCCGCCATTCGGCCAAGCTGCTGAACGTGCTGAAGCAGATGCCACACCGGAACGGGCCGGACGTGTTTTTCAGCTTCCCCGGCCGCAAGGGTTCG GCAATCGTGCTGCCACCGTTGGCGAAATGGCCGTACGAGAACGGGTTCACTTTCAGCACCTGGTTTCGGCTGGATCCGATCAACTCGGTTAACATAGAGCGTGAAAAGCCCTACCTATACTG TTTCAAAACGTCCAAGGGTGTCGGCTACACGGCACACTTTGTGGGCAACTGCCTGGTGCTAACGTCCATGAAGGTGAAGGGTAAGGGGTTCCAGCACTGCGTCAAGTACGAGTTTCAGCCGCGCAAGTGGTACATGATTGCCATTGTATATATCTACAACCGGTGGACGAAGAGTGAGATCAAGTGCCTGGTGAATGGGCAGCTAGCGTCAAGCACGGAGATGGCCTGGCTAGTGTCGACGAACGAT CCGTTCGACAAGTGTTACGTTGGCGCCACGCCGGAGCTGGACGAGGAGCGCGTGTTCTGCGGACAGATGGCCGCCATCTATCTCTTCTCGGAGGCACTAACCACGCAGCAGATCTGTGCAATGCATCGGCTCGGCCCTGGCTACAAG TCCCAGTTCCGCTTCGACAACGAGTGCTATCTGAATCTGCCGGACAACCACAAGCGGGTGAGTGAGGCGAAAGCCATCCTATCGTCGCTTTCCCCAACGCCACTGGCTCCGACCGAGTCCACTATCCATAGAACGCTCGTGAGTGGcagcactgctgctgccgccgccgctgctacTAGTGCCGCCGCTGCCGACCACCACCCATCCTCGTTTTCCTCACCCACGACCGCGGCCTTGGCCAGTCCCGGTGTTGCGCTTGCTTCCGCCGCCCCGGGCTTCGGTGGCGAACCGTTTGATTTAGTATCC GTACTGTACGATGGCAAACTGTCCAGCGCTATCGTCTTCATGTACAATCCGGTCGCGACCGACGGTCAGCTGTGCTTACAGTCGGCTCCCAAGGGCAATCTGTCGTACTTCGTGCACACACCGCACTCGCTTATGCTGCAG GACGTAAAGGCTGTCGTGACTCATTCCATCCACTGTACGCTGAACTCCATCGGCGGTATACAGGTGCTGTTTCCGCTCTTTTCCCAGCTCGATATGCCTTACGAAGGCACTGATGTGCGAAAGGATCCAACGCTATG TGCCAAATTGCTTGGATTCATTTGCGAACTCGTCGAAAGTTCACAAACGGTACAGCAGCACATGATACAG AATCGTGGTTTCCTGGTGATATCCTTCATGCTTCAGCGTTCCTCCCGCGATCACCTCTCGCTAGACGTGCTGGGATCGTTTCTGAGCCTGACCAAGTATCTGGTGACCTGCCTGTCCGCCAACTCGGATCTCTTGCTCAAGCAG CTCTTCTGTTTCTCTTTCCTAACCTGGCAGCTGCTAGATCACGTGCTGTTCAATCCGTCGCTGTGGATCTACACGCCCGCGACGGTACAGGCCCGCCTGTACGCGTACCTGGCGACGGAGTTCCTCAGCGACACGCAGATCTACAGCAACGTGCGGCGCGTCAGCACCGTCTTGCAGACGGTGCACACGCTCAAGTTCTACTACTGGGTGGTGAACCCGCGCGCCAAGAGCGGCATCACGCCGAAGGGTCTGGATGGACCGCGGCCGGCCCAAAAGGACATCCTTGCGATTCGTGCGTACATCCTGCTGTTCCTGAAGCAGCTGATCATGATCGGCAACGGTGCGAAGGACGACGAGCTGCAGAGCATCCTGAACTATCTGATGACGATGCACGAGGACGAGAACCTGCACGACGTGCTGCAGATGCTGATCTCGCTGATGTCCGAGCATCCGAGCTCGATGGTGCCGGCGTTCGACGTGAAGCATGGCGTGCGCACCATCTTCAAGCTGCTCGCCGCCGAAAGTCAGCTGATACGGTTGCAGGCACTCAAGCTGCTGGGCTTTTTCCTGTCGCGTAGCACGCACAA GCGCAAGTACGATGTGATGTCGCCGCACAATCTGTACACGCTGCTGGCcgagcggctgctgctgtacgaGGAGTCCGTCTCGCTGCCGACGTACAACGTGCTGTACGAGATTATGACCGAGCACATCTCGCAGCAGATACTGTATGCCAAGCATCCCGAGCCGGAAAGCCACTACCGGCTGGAAAACCCGATGATCTTGAAGGTGGTGGCGACGCTAATCCGCCAGTCGAAGCAGTCGGAGCAGCTGATCGAGGTGAAGAAGCTGTTCCTCTCCGACATGACGCTGCTGTGCAACAACAATCGCGAAAACCGGCGCACCGTGCTGCAGATGAGCGTCTGGCAGGAGTGGCTGATCGCGATGGCGTACATCCATCCGAAGAACTCGGAGGAGCAGAAGCTGTCCGACATGGTCTACTCGCTGTTCCGCATGCTGCTCCACCACGCGATCAAGTACGAGTACGGCGGGTGGCGCGTCTGGGTGGACACGCTCGCGATCGTCCACTCGAAGGTGTCGTACGAGGAGTTTAAGCTGCAGTTCGCGCAAATGTACGAGCACTACGAGAAGCACCGGACGGACAACATTACCGATCCGGCGCTGCGCCAGCAGCGGCCGATCAGCACGATCAGCGGCTGGGAGCACGGTGCGAACGGGAGCACCGGCAAGGAGGGCGAGCTGGACATGCACGGCAAGTGCGTGAAGCAGATGGCGGTACCGCCGGGGGCGGCGGTGGCGCCCGGGTGCGTTTGCGAGCCGGAAACGGGCGAAACGATGATCGACACGAGCGTGATGgtgaaacagcagcagcaggcgatCGCGTTTCAGGACGCGCCGGCGGGCAGTAATGGTTACGTGCGGGGCGGCGAACCGGACCTGCTCGAGGAAGACGAAACGTGCCTGCCGGATGGCGCGCCGGATGGGATGGAAGgtgaagaggaggaagagaacGACGACGCCGATGGGGTGgatgaggaagaggaggaagtggaggaagaggaagaggatgaGGAGCAGGATGAGGAGGAAGGGGATGAAGGGCAGCGAGCGTTCGGTAGTGGGCAGCAGCAAGTGTCTGGCAGCGAATCGATCATCaataccaacaccaccaccaccaccaccgagcaTGTGGTGAAAACGATCGTCGATGAAATCATCGACAAGTCGGCCAATATGCtggtggagcagcagcagcagcagcagcagcagcacggtgagACCAAGGAGGCACCGGCCGAACCAACCTCCTCGCCAGTGATCAAGGACGAGGAGATCGAGCTGGCGGTGAACGAGGTCGTAAAGATGAACCAGAACTCGCTCAAACCGGTCGAAGGGGATGGAGGCGATGTGGATGCTGGCGCCGACAGCAACCAGCAGTGTGGCGACGAATCGACCCGCGGCAGTGTGGAGCCGGTCGGCACGTCGGAACCGTCCACCGTCAGCAGCTCGCCGTCTGTTGTGTGCGTCAGTGATAGGTCGAATGATAGAGCGACCGTGCCAGCGTCGCCGGTGCTGCAGGGCGAACCGGACGCACGGAAGGTGGCTGCCGCAGTGGACAGCATCGTGGAGGAGCTCCTGGATCGGTGCTTCCCTGCATCGGAGCAGGAGGAGGGTGACGGTGCGACGGCACTTGCCGCCGAAATGCAGGAGGTCGTGGAATCGATCATAACGGATGCGGTCGAGCAGGCGGAGAAAGGCGCAAGCACTGCAGTAGtcggcgagcagcagcagcaggaggatGGCAGTGGTACTGATGTGCagcgccaccaccatcaccatcggcACCAtcctcaccatcatcatcaccatcaccatcatcatcaccacactCACGAGGGTGAGGAGCATCAGCGCATTTCCGTGGTGTCGGATGCGATGGAGGGTATGGCAATCAGTGAGAAGCAGCGCGCCGGCGGCAACAGCTTGATCGAGGAGGACGAAGAAGAAGtggaagaagaggaggaggaagaagaggaagaggaagaggaggaagaggaggatgatggggaGGTGTTGGTGGCCGAGACGGAGGAGCCGCTCGATGCTGCCGATGAGCGTGCCGGTGGTGCTGTCAGCGCAGACACTGCCAGTGACGGAGCCGCTGCCGGTACGGCGGACAGTGGCAAACCGAACAGCAATAGTACGCTCAGTGCCGGATCCAAGCGTGCCGTTAGCGTGTCCACCAATACACAGCAGTATCTCGATGCACAATCGCACCCGAAACAAGCCGCCCagccgctgcagcagcagcagcaaccgacaGCGGCCTCCCAAACGCCACCGGTGCAACCGATGAGCTACGAAAGTGGCAGTAGTAccgctggcggtggtggtggtgccaaGCGTTCCAAGTCATCCTCGACACGGCCCATGTTTTCGCCCGGCCCGACCCGGCCCCCGTTCCGCATACCGGAGTTTAAATGGTCCTACATCCACCAGCGTCTGCTCTCCGACGTGCTCTTCTCGCTCGAAACCGACATCCAGGTGTGGCGCAGCCACTCGACCAAGAGCGTCCTCGACTTTGTCAACTCGGCGGAGAATGCCATCTTCGTGGTCAACACGGTGCATCTGATCTCGCAGCTGGCGGACAATCTGATCATTGCGTGCGGGgggctgctgccactgctggcCAGCGCCACCTCGCCCAACTCCGAGCTGGACGTGCTCGAGCCGACGCAGGGCATGCCGCTCGACGTGGCCGTCTCGTTCCTGCAGCGGCTGGTCAACATGGCGGACGTGCTGATCTTTGCCAGCTCGCTCAACTTCAGCGAGCTCGAGGCGGAGAAGAACATGTCGTCCGGCGGCATACTGCGCCAGTGCTTGCGGCTGGTGTGCACCTGCGCAGTGCGCAACTGTCTCGAGTGCAAGGAGCGCACGCGCGGCCTCTACAACGGCATGTCGCTCAAGGACATTCCGGGCGGGGTGCATCTGCAGGCGCTGATACGCGGCGCCCAGTCAACGTCCAAGACGATCATCGAGTCGCTGTCCGGGCCGATGAGCCCGGTCAAGGATCCGGAGAAGCTGCTCCAGGACATGGACATCAATCGGCTGCGGGCGGTCATATACCGCGATGTG GAGGAAACGAAGCAGGCACAGTTCCTGTCCCTCGCCATCGTCTACTTCATCTCGGTGCTGATGGTGTCGAAGTATCGGGACATCCTGGAACCGCCGGTCGAGCTGCAGATACACCGCAACTCCTCGCCGGTCATCCACCGCTCGACGCCAACACAGG GAACTCAATCCATGCAGGAAGGCGATTACGAGGTGATAGTGGTCGACGAGAACAACTCCTCCGTTATAGCGGACAACGATTCACACTCCAGTGGTCCGCTGTCGATAAAG GCCGTAACTTCCGCCAGCAACTCGAGGCGTACGTCGACGGTGAAGCAACATCATCCGACCGATCATCCCGGGCTACCCGCGGCGGTTAACGCAGGCGAACCGCACCTTCATTCCTGCTACCAGCAGCCAATGCTCTCGTCGGTCGGTCTGACCGGCACCATGGCCACCGTTACAGCACCGCCGGCGACAGCAACCATCGCCGTAAGCGACGAACGCGCGGAGCTAGCGCAGCGAGCAGTGCCCCAGGGACAGGTGAAG AGCGTGGACTCCGATGGCGGTTCGCTGAATCTGAACTCGACCGAGAACGACCCGCAGGAGGTGGAAACGTCGAGCGAAATTATGCCGGACGATAACAAACCGACCAACTCGAACGACGAAAGCTGGACGGACGTGAACCTGAACGACGATGGGGCGAGCGAGTTGAAGCCGCCGCGCACGGACGGTGGCGCGCTGGGCATCGGCGGTGTGCCCGGCAGCAACGGCAGCGGTGTCGGTACGGGCGCGGGAAGCCTCGGCCCGATGGCCAGCGCGCTCAGTGGCCGGATGGAGGGCGTCACGGGAGCGGGCGTGAACCTGGGCGGTGGCGGGGCCGGCGGTACCGGCGGCGTGAAGCACGAGTCGGACATTGCCGTGGTGCGCGTACCGGACGGGTACGGTGGCCAGGTGGTGGGCCCGACCGGCGGTTCGGTACGCGGCCGGCCGGAGGACCTCAACCTGAAGGCGCCGTTTGTGAGCCAGCTGCCGCTGGCGATACCGTCGCGCGAGGCCAGCCTCACCCAGAAGCTGGAAATAGCGCTCGGTCCCGTCTGTCCGCTGCTGCGCGAAATCATGGTCGACTTTGCGCCGTTCCTGTCGAAAACGCTCGTCGGCTCGCACGGCCAGGAGCTGCTGATGGAGGGCAAGGGGCTGACGACGTTCAAGAACAGCCATTCGGTGGTGGAGCTGGTGATGCTGCTCTGCTCGCAGGAGTGGCAGAACAGCCTGCAGAAGCACGCGGGCCTAGCGTTCATCGAGCTTATCAACGAGGGCCGGCTGCTGTCGCACGCGATGAAGGACCACATCGTGCGGGTCGCGAACGAGGCCGAGTTCATACTGAACCGCATGCGGGCGGACGACGTGCTGAAGCACGCCGACTTCGAATCCCAGTGCGCCCAAACGCTGCTCGAGCGGAGGGAGGAGGAGCGCATGTGCGACCATCTGATCACGGCGGCCCGCCGCCGGGACAACGTGATCGCGAGCCGGCTGCTGGAGAAGGTGCGCAACATCATGGGCAACCGGCACGGGGCGTGGGGCGACATGAACGCGAACTACCAGAAGCAGATCTTCTGGAAGCTGGACGCGTGGGAGGACGACGCGCGGCGCCGGAAGCGCATGGTGCAGAACCCGCGCGGCTCCAGCCACCCGCAGGCGACGCTGAAGGCGTCGCTCGAGAACGGTACGACCGGGGGAACGGCGGCAGCGGCCAGCTCCAGCACCGCCAGCActgcagcagccagcgcagAGGAAGCGGTCGGTGGTGGGGACACGACGACCCCGACCAGTGCCCGActggccggtggtggtggtggtggtggtggtgtggcgcGGGAGGAAATCTACTCGCAGATTGCGGTTCCCCGGTCGCAGCAGCCCGACCTGCTGGACGATTCGGAGCTGCTGATCGAGGACCGGGAGCTGGACCTCGACCTGACCGGCCCGGTCAACATCAGCACGAAGGCGAAGCTGATCGCGCCGGGCCTGGTGGCGCCCGGCACCATGTCAATTACCTCCACCGAGATGTACTTCGAGGTGGACGAGGAGAACGGCGAGTTCCAGCAGATCGACCAGGAGGTGCTGAAGTACTGCGACCATCTGCACGGCAAGTGGTACTTCTCCGAGATACGGGCCATCTTCTCCCGCCGCTATCTGCTGCAGAACGTGGCGCTCGAGATCTTCCTTGCCAGCCGCACCTCGATCCTGTTCGCCTTCCCCGACCAGCACACGGTGAAGAAGGTGATCAAGGCGCTGCCGCGGGTGGGCGTCGGCATCAAGTACGGCATCCCGCAGACGCGCCGCGCGTCCATGATGTCGCCCCGGCAGCTGATGCGCAACTCGAACATGACGCAGAAGTGGCAGCGGCGCGAGATCTCCAACTTTGAGTATCTGATGTTCCTGAACACGATCGCGGGCCGCACGTACAACGATCTCAACCAGTACCCGGTGTTCCCGTGGGTCATCACCAACTACGAGTCGCGCGAGCTCGACCTCAGCCAGCCGTCGAACTATCGCGACCTGTCCAAACCGATCGGTGCGCTCAATCCGAGCCGGCGCGAGTACTTCGAGGAGCGGTACGAAACGTGGGACACGCCCGGCATACCGCCGTTCCACTACGGGACGCACTACTCGACCGCCGCGTTCGTGCTGAACTGGCTGATCCGCATCGAGCCGTTCACGACGATGTTCCTGGCGCTGCAGGGCGGCAAGTTTGACCATCCCGATCGGCTGTTCTCGTCCGTCGCGCTGTCGTGGAAGAACTGCCAGCGCGACACGTCCGACGTGAAGGAGCTCATCCCGGAGTGGTACTTCCTGCCGGAGATGTTCTACAACGCGTCCGACTACCGGCTCGGGCAGCGGGACGACGGCAGCACGGTCGGGGACGTCGAGCTGCCGCCGTGGGCGAAAACGCCCGAGGAGTTTGTGCGCATCAACCGGATGGCGCTCGAGTCGGAGTTCGTCTCCTGCCAGCTGCACCAGTGGATCGACCTCATCTTCGGCTACAAGCAGCGCGGCCCGGAAGCGATGCGGGCGACGAACGTGTTCTACTACCTCACGTACGAGGGCAGCGTCGATCTGGACACGATCGGCGATCCGGTGACGCGGGACGCGATCGAGAACCAGATCCGCAACTTCGGCCAAACGCCCAGCCTGCTGCTGATGGAGCCGCATCCGCCCCGGTCGTCCGCCATGCACCTGTCGCCGATGATGTTCAACACGATGCCGGACGACGTGTGCATGTCGCTCAAGTTCCACCTCAACTCGCCGATCATACACATCTCGGCGAACACGTACCCGCAGCTGCCGCTGCCGTCGGTCGTCACCGTGACGGCGGGGCACCAGTTTGCGGTCAACCGCTGGAACTGCCAGTACACCGCCAGCATCCAGAGCCCGAGCTACGCCGAGTCGACGCAAAACCTGAACACGAACCTGCCGCTCACGATGGATCCGCTGCTGT CACAAATCAACgggcacaacaacagcaaccagcaGAATCGGCGCCACCTGGGCGACAACTTTAGCCAGAAGCTGCAGATCAAGTCGAACTGCTACGTCACCACCGTGGACAGCCGGTTCCTGATCGCGTGCGGCTTCTGGGACAACAGCTTCCGCGTGTTCTCCACCGAGACGGCCAAGATCGTGCAGATCATCTTCGGCCACTTTGGCGTGGTGACCTGCCTGTCGCGGTCGGAGTGTAACATCACGTCCGACTGCTACATTGCGTCCGGGTCGGCCGACTGCACCATACTGCTGTGGCACTGGAATGCCCGCACGCAGTCGATTGTTGGCGAGGGCGAG ATACCAACACCTCGCGCTACGCTGACAGGACACGAGACGGCCGTCACGTCGGTGGTGATCAGTGCCGAGCTCGGTCTGGTTGTTTCCGGCTCGATAA ACGGCCCGGTACTAGTCCACACGACGTTCGGTGATTTGCTGCGGTCGCTCGAGGCGCCGAAGGATTTCATCTCGCCGGAAAACATAACGCTCTCGCGCGAAGGTTTCATCGTCGTCAACTATGACGAGGGCAGCGTGGCCGCGTACACGATCAACGGGAAGCTGCTGCGCTACGAGTCGCACAACGATAATCTGCAG TGCATGCTGCTGTCTCGGGATGGCGAGTATTTAATGACCGCCGGTAACAAGGGCATCGTGGAGGTGTGGCGAACGTTCAACCTCGCACCGCTGTACGCATTCCCGGCCTGCAACAGCGGTATACGTTCGCTCGCCCTCACGCACGACCAGAA GTATTTGCTGGCCGGTTTGGCGACTGGATCCATCATCGTGTTCCACATCGACTTTAACCGTTGGCATCACGAGTACCAGCAGCGCTACTGA